From Verrucomicrobiia bacterium:
GCGCGTGCAGCGGAAAACTTCCCGATCAGCGGCTGGCGCATGCCGCGCACGATGATTCGCGCTCTCGGATTGATCAAGAAGCATGCGGCCGCTGCAAACCTGCAACTGGACGGCCTGCCCGAGGACATCACCCGCGCCATCCAGGCGGCTGCGCAGGAGGTCATCGATGGCAAATGGGATCACCAGTTCGTGGTCGACATTTTTCAGACGGGTTCGGGGACTTCCACAAACATGAACGCCAACGAAGTCATCGCGAATCGCGCAATCGAACTTCGCGGCGGAAGGCGGGGCGACGGTTCGATTCACGCGAACGATCACGTGAATCGAGGACAATCCAGCAACGACGTAATACCCACCGCGATCCACATCGCTGCGCTCGGTGCCATTTCGCAGCAGCTGATCCCTGCACTGGGCGGATTGCACCATGCCTTGACCGCGAAAGCGCAGGAATTCGATGACGTTCTCAAGATCGGCCGAACCCACCTGCAGGACGCCACGCCGATTCGGCTCGGCCAGGAATTCAGCGGATTTGCAGCGCAAGTTCTCGCGAACATGGAGCATGTTCGCCAGGTGTCGCAGAATCTTGGCAACCTCGCGCTTGGCGGCACCGCAGTCGGAACGGGAATCAATTCGCATCCAGAATTCGCACAACGCACAATCGCAGGCATTGCCCGGGAAACCGGCCTTGAACTCCGGGAAGCCCGAAATCATTTCGCGGCGCAATCCAGCATCGATGCTGTGGTGCAAACGAGCGGTGCGCTTCGTGCCCTCGCGACCATGCTCATCAAAATTGCCAACGACCTGCGCTGGCTGGGATCGGGTCCGCGTTGCGGGCTGGGCGAGTTGAAGCTCCCCGCGACGCAGCCGGGATCGTCGATCATGCCGGGCAAGGTGAATCCCGTGATGTGCGAAATGATGATTCAGGTGGGGGCTCAGGTGATTGGGCACGACGCGACGATTGGATTTGCCGCAACGTTCGGGAATTTTGAATTGAACACGATGCTGCCGGTTTCAGCGCACAATCTGTTGTCGTCGACCGAGCTCCTGACAAACGCAACGAAGGTCTTCACGACGCGCTGCGTGGCGGGGATTGAAGCGGATCGCGAACGTTGCGAATCCAACATTGAACAGAGCCTCGCCATGTGCACCGTGCTGGTCCCGGAGATCGGATACGACGCCGCGGCGAAAATTGCCAAGCAGGCATATCAGAGCGGACGCACGGTTCGGGAAGTTGCTGCTGAAGCGAGCGCGCTCGACAAGGCAACGCTTGACCGTTTGTTGGATCCGCGAAGCCAGACAGAACGCGGGTAAGAGCGCGCGCACGTTTTCACGTCGCAGTTTCAAACGCGCAGGAAAAGCTGGCGGCGATACATCCAAAAGAGCACCAGCCATAACACGAGCAGAACAAGGCTCCCGCGCAGGAGAGGTTCGTATGCGCTGCCGATCACTCCAAACACCTGCGGACCGAAATGCGTGACGAGCGTCGAGACAATGAAGCCGGGGAAGAGGTGAGCTATGACATACGCCGCAATTGAATTCATTCCAATCACGACGAGAACAAACGCCCAGCGGCGAAATCCCCGAACATCAATGACATAATACAGCGCCGCGAGAATCAGCAGGCACCAACCCCCGCTGAAGAGCGTCCAGCTCGGCGTCCAGATGCGCTTGACCACGGGGCAAATGCCCGTCGCACCGAGCAAGATTCCCAGCAGCAGGGTTGCGGCGCCCGTGACAAGCAGCCATCGGATTTTATCCCCGGATGCCCGCGCACCACGCAGAACCGCACCTGCAAGCAACCCGAAAATCATTGTTCCCAAGGTTGGAATGAAGCTGAGCGTTGCGTAACCGCCCGCATTGGCGATAAAAGGTTGTTCCCTGGGAAAAAGGTTCAGGAACCATGTGTCGAACGCCCACGCGAGGTTTGTGTTTTTTGCCCAATGGGCAGAGAAGCCAGAAATAGGCCTGCCTGCGTCCTCCTGTGGCACGGGATACAAGGCGAAGGCCAGCCAATAGGCGATTAGAACAAACGCCAGTGAGCTCCATTGCACGCGGCGCGATTGGAACCCCAGCAAATACAGCAGCGGATAGCCAAGGCCGATTTGCGTCAGGGTGTCTTCAAAGGTCCAATTCGTTTGCGGCTGGCCAACCGACCTCAGGAGGATTCCCAGAAAGACGAGCATCACCGCCCGCCAGCAGGCATGTGCCGTTCGCTGCCATTGCGGCTGGCCGATGTGTGAGCGGCGGGCAAGCGAGAAAGGAAGCGCGACTCCTACCAAAAAGGTGAATGAAGGCTGGATCAAATCGTGCAATGAACATCCGATCCATTCGACGTGCGATTGGTGATAACAGAGGATCCGCCAAAACGCATTGCCAGGAACATTTGTCGAAACGCTGCAGAACTCCAGAACCTCAGCCATCATCAGCAACATCACGGCTCCGCGATAGGCATCCAATGACCCAACACGAACTGCGGCCAAAGCTGGAGTTCCCGCTGCGGCAAGGCTGCCCTGTTTCGGTGCAAGCGGGACGACGGAAGACATACGCGCGCGGGCTGCGGCAGGCCTATTGGAGCGTCAGTTTCAAGCGAAGAAATCCAGTCGCTTCGGGACTGGTGTAGCTGGCTCTCAGTGACGTGGGCGCGTTTTCGAGGACGGTGACCGCGTCTGCCGACCACGCCGGCGGTTGCAGCACAGGCGAACTCTGCACCTCGTATTGGACATCCTTCACGCCCGGTCCTTTGAATACCGAAAGGATCAACGTCGCGTTGGTATAACTGAAGTTCAAGTAAGCGGTGTTTTCGGCAACGGTGGGATTCAATCCGACTGCGTATTCCAAAAGGTTCACGCGTCCGTCAAGATCCGGGTCTGCCTCAGGCAAGCCATTGACGGGGTTCGAAGGGAAATGCCGCGCGTTCCAGCGCTCGTAGGTTTCCGCAATCGAAGAGAACTCGAGCACCGGCACTTCTGATCCGGCGGGTGCCGCGTTGGTAGCGCTGTGATTGATGATGATTGTATGGTGCAGCCGATGATAGCCGGTTGCAGGTTCCCATACCGAACCCAGCACTGCGCCTGCGCTGGACAACGCGTTCGAGTTCGCCAGCCGAATCGCATAGGGAACCGAGTCATACAATGACGGCGCGGGGTCTGGCAGGTTCAACAGCAGCTCGTATTCGCCCGTGGGAATATCCGATGGCAATGCCAATTCCGCATGTATCACGTGGTTGCTCCCGGGAAGCCATCGGCGCGGGTCGGCGTTGCGAGACAGTGCGGCAAAATATTTCTGATCGCCTTGCGCGTTGCGCAGGATCAACTCGAGACCGCGAGGATTGTAGGGCGCCGCGAATCCGATGTTGCGAAGTGTCAGGGTCAAAGGCATCACCTGCCCTGGTTGCGCCTCGTTGCGAAATATTCCCGAAATTAATTCGATGCGATAACCCAGGCGCCGCTTGATGTCATCGATACAACCGTGCTGCACCCACTTGTTGTTCACATTGGCATTGTAGCCCTGGTGCAAATACGAGTAGTGAAACAACGCCATGTCGGGATCGGCGTTTCCGCCAGCGGATTCACAATCGTCGGTCGGCGGGTTCAGCATGCAGGTTTCGCCACCGACAGGCGTGTAGCGCGAATCCTGGGCGGTGTAGTTGCGAAGGTTGATGACATCCTGCCCCGAAGTTCCACTGCCGACATCATAATCGGCAAACGTGCCGGCGTCGGTTGAATCGGCGAGGAAGCAATCGTTGTGAAATCCGATGCGCGAAGCGTCGCTGCCGCTGAAAGCCTGGAGAGCGGTCAATCCAGCGGCTCCCGTGATCGCGGTGGGGCCATGCACAAACTTCTGCTTCATTTGCGGCGTGCGAGCCTGCACGGCGCGTTCGACTGGCACCGCCGCCAGCAGCGCCCCAAGCACCTCGGAACGGTCCCTCCAGTTTTGCGCGGTAGCCTGGCCATTCGTGTAGAAGACGTCGGTGAAATAACCTTCGCCCCACGCCGCAATGAATCCCTGCTGCACCACGGCAATGACGTCGCTGTTCTTCTTCAACACGGGCGCCAGTTGCGCGATGTGCTCGAGAATTCGTGCCTTGCTCGGTTCGTTGAACGGGCGTGTTTGATCCTGGTTGTAGGCGAAGCGGACGATTGCCTTCACGCCCTGCGCACGGATGGAATTGAAGTCCGCCTGAATCAACGCCAGGTAGTTCGAGCTGATTGGCGCGTTCACAAAGGTGTCGAGATAGAATAACCGCAGGAGCAGCGTGATCTTTGCGTTGTAGGTGTTGCCCGGCGAATTCCTGCCGTTGATGCGATACGACGCAAGGTTGGACGGAACCGAACTGGGCGAGCTCGCGTGATTTTCGGCCTGAATGTAAAAACCCCGTTCCGGATTCGCGATGTCCTCATTCGATGCGGAGTAGGTGTTCGTCGTAAAACCTTCTGCAAAGGTGACGTTCGTGACCGCGGCAAACGTGTAAGCCAGGCCTCCTGCAGTGGACGGCGCCCATTCGGCGCTGACGAATCCCGCTGTTTCGGATTCGAGAACGATCGCGATGGCGGGATGTGTGAACACGGGCGCACCGCCGGAAGCGTACGAGGCGTGGCGCGAAATGCGTGCTTCGAACTCGGTGCCCGGTTCACCGGGCGCTGCAGCCCAGTTCAGACCGTGGATCGCACCTTCGTTAAAACCCCCATTTTTCTGCTGATACCCTCCGCCCGCTTGAACGAGCAACTCGGATCCAACCAGGCCATTGGCGCTGAATCCCGTCGCCGGATTCTGATCGGCATCGACAAAGAGGTTCTGCAACGGAGTGAACGGATTCGCGGGTTCCCGAATGGTGAACTTCAGGTAGAGGTAATCGTCGTCGTTCGCGAGATGAATGGTTTCGTAATCGACCGCATTGGTAACACTCAGCATCTGGCTGTGCGCCAGCGGCACCCCTGCCCAATCGTCGAATGCTCCATCGATGGTGATGTGTTTGAATGTCCCCGCGTGAGCGGCGAGAGCGTGAATGCATGCGCACACGGCGAGACGCCGGCAGAGGCGGGAAAGAGAATGGGATGCGTTCATACGTGCGGCTTCCTTCGAGGTTGCGGGTCTACTTGCGGTGGCGAAAAAAATGGACGGTGGCATCGAGGCCCTCCTGAAAGTTGCCTGAGGGCTTGAACCCCGCGTCGCGAAGTTTGTCGACCGCGGCGAGCGAATGCCTGACATCACCAGCACGCTCCGGCGTGTACTCCAGTTTCGAATGGGAGCCCGACACGCGGCAGATCGTCGCGGCGAGCTCGTTGATGGTGATGCGTTCGCCGTAACCGACATTGAACACGCCCGTCGCCTGCGACTCCGTTCCAAAAAAGGCATTGGCCGCAGCAACGTCCTTCACATAGACAAAATCCCGCGTCTGCCCGCCATCGCCGTGAATGGTGATCGGCTCATTCTTTACAGCGCGATCTATGAAGATCGGGACCGCTGCCGCGTATTGGCTTTTTGGATCCTGCCTGGGGCCAAACACATTGAAATAGCGCAGGCACGCCGTGGCGAGCCGGCCTTCAGCCGTGAACATGCGGCAATAGAATTCACCATCGAGCTTCGTTATTGCGTAAGGGCTCTTCGGCTCCGGCAGCATCGTTTCCAGTTTCGGCGTGACCGGATTGTCGCCGTAGATCGCCGCCGAACTGCTGAGCACCAGCTTCCTGACCTTCGCCCGCTCGGCCTCCTCCAGGACAATCACCGTTCCAGTCGTGTTGATTTCATTGCACTCGATCGGCTTGTGCATTGATTCCGGGACGCTGACCATCGCCGCCAGGTGGAAAACAAAATCCACCTGCTGCATGGCAGCGCGCACCGCGTTGCGATCGCAGATCGAGCCTTCGATGAACTCGTGATCCAATCCCGCAAGATTGTGCCGGTTGCCGGATCGAAGGTTGTCGAGCACGCGAACCTCCGCCCTGCGCTGAAAATGCTCGACGATATGGCTGCCGATAAAGCCCGAGCCGCCAGTGACGAGAACTCTCATTGCAGGTGCTCCACGAGTTGGTTCATCTGCTCCTCCTGCTGCTCGATGGATTCGACCAGCTTGAACTGGGTTCGGCAGCGATCCAGGTTGTGTCCATTGCGATGCACTTTGAAATAGGTGTCGCCTGCAAGATAATCCGTCAGAAAGCGGATGCCGATTTCAAACGTGATCAACCGTCCTGAAAACGCAAGCAGCCGCTTTTCGTCGGCGGTCAGAAAATCCCCTGCGGATTCGAGGTATCCTCGGATGAGGGCTTCATACATCGGAAACTGCATGGTGACGCGCGACAGATCCAGCTCGTCTTCCTTCGCGGGGCTGGTTGTGGTTCGGACCATGTCGCCAAAGTCATACAACGCCAGGCCGGGCATGAGCGTGTCGAGATCAACAACGCAAATCCCTTCGCCAGTTTCTTCGTCGAGCATCACGTTGTTGAACTTGGTGTCATTGTGCGTCACGCGCTCGGGCAGCCCTGCATTGATCAGGCCGCCAACGATGCCAGCCCTGTTCAACGCGAATTCAATTTCCGCCGCTGCGGATGCGGCGCGGTTCGCAGCATCGTTTTCAATGGCCGCCTGAAGCGCTTTGAATCGCTTGGGTGTGTGATGGAAATCCGGGATGGTGTTGTTCAATGGCGGCGCGGGCAGATCAGCCAGCAGCTTTTGAAACTGCCCGTACGCCTTTGCAGCTTCATAAGCCTGACTTGGGGAATTCACGGCATCGTAGGAACGCGCGTTCTCGATGAAGAGATACGCACGCCAGAAATTCCCATGTTCATCCTGATTGAAAACGCGGCCGTCACGCGCGGGAATCAGCGTCAGCACACGACGGCTGCTATCGGGCGCGCCCGCAAGCTTCGCCGCAAGATGCGCCGTCACCCGCTGGATGTTTTCCATCACCGCGGGTGGGTTGCTGAAGATGCGATGATTGATGCGTTGAACGATGTAGCGGGTCGGATTGCCAGCCACATTGAAAACGACGCAATAGGTGTCGTTGATATGGCCGCTCCCGTAGGCTTCCGCGGACCGGAATTCGCCGAAAATCTGGAACGCCGCTGTCACGGCCCGAATGTCGTGGTTCGCAGTCACTGCCAAAGCCTTTCCGGATAGTGGCCGTCCCGGACCAGTTGCCGGATTCCCTGTTCGACGTGCGGGCGATCCTCGCGATAGGTGACGCCAAACCATTGGGCATTGGTCCGGAGGACTTTCACGCGTTTGCGTCCGTTCTGGACAAGGCTGTTGATCAGGCCGGGAATGTAGAATTCCGATTTTTGTTCGTGCCCGTGCTCTTCAAGGAACTTCTGGAAGTGCTCGCGCAATTCGCAAAACAAATCGGACTGGAATCCCCACATGTTCATCGAAACCAGTTCGTCACCCGTGAGCACCTGCGCGCCGCCCGAGGCATCGCGATACCGGGCGCGATTTCCATCCTTCTCAATGCCGACCACCTCCCGGACATCCTGAAGCTCGCCGCCAGCCGATTGGCAGACTCCGCGTGCAACACTGCCAAATTCCGACAACGTGTTCCGCAGAACAAATGCAACCATGGCGTAATCGGGATTGGACGGATTCAAATGATCGGCGAGCAGGCGGAACGATTCCGTCCCGTAAAAGTCATCGGCGTTGATCACTCCAAAAGGCCCCCTGATGACGTCGGCGCCCATCAGAATGGCGTGTCCCGTTCCCCAGGGCTTTTGCCGGCCCTCGGGGACAGTGAAGCCGGGTGGAAGGGAGGTCAGCTCCTGGTAAACGTAATCGACCGAAATAAACGGTTCAAAGCGGCTTCCGATCCTTTCCCGAAACGCCGCTTCGATGTCCCGGCGGATCACAAAAACGAGATGGTCAAACCCGGCGCGGATCGCGTCGTGCACCGAGTAATCGATGATCGTTTCACCCGAAGGCCCGACTGGATCAATCTGTTTGAGGCCGCCGTAGCGGCTGCCCATTCCAGCGGCCAGCACCAGTAATGTCTTATGCATCAATTTGAAAACGGAGAGCGGGCTCAAACGCGAGAAATCCCCATTCGCGCTGCCGATGAAAATCAGGGTGCAGATGCGGCGATGTGCACGAGATCACGGGTTGGGGAATACCGCGCGTGTAATCGTAACGCGCAAATGAAAATCGCCAGCGGGCAAGTTCGAGCGATGCGTCGTGGCCGCTCACAATGCGCGAAGGCACTTCGGCATACACCTGCCAGCCATTGCCCGAAACCCAGGTTTGGGAATGAAAGGCCGCGTCCCGCAAGAGGACCGGCGTGAGGTCGCGAGTCCGCCGCGCGTTCTCGATCGCGGCAACATCGGGATAACGCAACTGGAGGCGATGATTGTTCGGCGTCACATGAAGCTCGACATAGCTCTCGTGCGCATCCGCCCCCAGAAACATCTCAAAAACATCGCCGATCTCCCAAGTGCGCTGGTTCAGCTGCGTTGCATTGCTGAAGACATCTTCATCCTGCAACTCAGCGAACAGGTGAAGGGACGTGTTGCGCCATCCCAGTTGAACGTATGCAGGCGCAAACCGGGGTTCCTCCCTGGCAAGCCACGCCTGGCGCAATCCGCAACGCGGCGCCGTGGCAAAGGCGCGGCGGACTTCCGAAAGCTGCGATGCATCGAACGGCGGAATTTCCGGGCAGTGTATTTTAGGGAGTGGTTCCGCTGCAGGTTCATTGACAGGTCTGACAGTTTGCATGCGTGCTCCTAAACCTGCTGCCACTCCGGCTTGTTTTCATAAACCCAGCGATAATATTCCGCCCGCTTGAGTTTTCCTGCGGCCGCTGAATCCACGCACAACTTCGCATTCACGTGCATCTGGAGAATGGACGCGGGATTCAGCGCTGTCAGCGGGCCTTCGACCGCGGCGGCGACGGCCCTCGCCTTCCTTGCGCCAAACGCCAGCAGGAGGCATTGACGCGCCTCCATGATTGTTCCCAGCCCCATGGTGATTACGTGTTGTGGAACATTCTCCGCCCCATCGAAATACTTCGCGTTGTCCCGGCGGGTTCCACGCGTAAGCGTTTTGATCCGCGTGCGTGAAGCCAGCGACGAGGTGGGTTCGTTGAACCCGATGTGGCCATCCGTGCCAATCCCGAGCACCTGAAGGTCAATGCCTCCCGCCTTCGCAATCTTCCGTTCATAATCGGCACAAAACAGCGGAATGTCCGCAGCCTGGCCGTCCGGGATGTGCACGTTCCTGCGGGAAATATTCACGTGCTGAAACAAGTTTTCCCACATGAAACTGTGATAGGACTGGGAATGATCGGGAGCCAATCCGACATATTCGTCGAGGTTGAACGTCGTCACCCTGCGCCAGTCGAGCTTCATTTCGGCGAGGGCGCGATAGAGCAGCAATGGCGTGCTTCCTGTCGCCAAACCCAAAACGGCGTTGGGTTTCGAACGAATGCAGCGCGCAACGATCCGCGCAGCCACTTCGGTGGCGGCGGCCGCATCGCGTTGAATGATGATTTCCATTTTTCTTCAGCCGCGGCCGAGCCGCCGATTCAAATTTTCCCGGACACCGGACTCGAACCTTTGGATGAATTTGCAGGCATATTCCGTGATATCGAGCGTCGTGTCCTGCACCAGCGGCGTGAGATCCATTCCGAAAATCACCTGCGATGCGCAGTCGGTGGCGTGCGGCTGATGGAAGGTCGCGTTTGCGGCGCGCCGCCCCATGGCAGCCAGGTCGTAACGCTTACCGCCTGCGATCTGTGAATGGAAGACCGCGTTCAACTCAGCAGCAAGGGCGTCATGTCCGCTGACGTCCATCACCACTTTGCTTTCGTCGGGAAGCCAGTCCAGATTCCGCCACACTTCGCAGCCCCAGACTCGTCGCGGCCGC
This genomic window contains:
- a CDS encoding class II fumarate hydratase → MSVTFRIEKDSMGEMRVPADAYYAAQTARAAENFPISGWRMPRTMIRALGLIKKHAAAANLQLDGLPEDITRAIQAAAQEVIDGKWDHQFVVDIFQTGSGTSTNMNANEVIANRAIELRGGRRGDGSIHANDHVNRGQSSNDVIPTAIHIAALGAISQQLIPALGGLHHALTAKAQEFDDVLKIGRTHLQDATPIRLGQEFSGFAAQVLANMEHVRQVSQNLGNLALGGTAVGTGINSHPEFAQRTIAGIARETGLELREARNHFAAQSSIDAVVQTSGALRALATMLIKIANDLRWLGSGPRCGLGELKLPATQPGSSIMPGKVNPVMCEMMIQVGAQVIGHDATIGFAATFGNFELNTMLPVSAHNLLSSTELLTNATKVFTTRCVAGIEADRERCESNIEQSLAMCTVLVPEIGYDAAAKIAKQAYQSGRTVREVAAEASALDKATLDRLLDPRSQTERG
- a CDS encoding DUF5009 domain-containing protein; this translates as MSSVVPLAPKQGSLAAAGTPALAAVRVGSLDAYRGAVMLLMMAEVLEFCSVSTNVPGNAFWRILCYHQSHVEWIGCSLHDLIQPSFTFLVGVALPFSLARRSHIGQPQWQRTAHACWRAVMLVFLGILLRSVGQPQTNWTFEDTLTQIGLGYPLLYLLGFQSRRVQWSSLAFVLIAYWLAFALYPVPQEDAGRPISGFSAHWAKNTNLAWAFDTWFLNLFPREQPFIANAGGYATLSFIPTLGTMIFGLLAGAVLRGARASGDKIRWLLVTGAATLLLGILLGATGICPVVKRIWTPSWTLFSGGWCLLILAALYYVIDVRGFRRWAFVLVVIGMNSIAAYVIAHLFPGFIVSTLVTHFGPQVFGVIGSAYEPLLRGSLVLLVLWLVLFWMYRRQLFLRV
- a CDS encoding DUF4832 domain-containing protein; translation: MNASHSLSRLCRRLAVCACIHALAAHAGTFKHITIDGAFDDWAGVPLAHSQMLSVTNAVDYETIHLANDDDYLYLKFTIREPANPFTPLQNLFVDADQNPATGFSANGLVGSELLVQAGGGYQQKNGGFNEGAIHGLNWAAAPGEPGTEFEARISRHASYASGGAPVFTHPAIAIVLESETAGFVSAEWAPSTAGGLAYTFAAVTNVTFAEGFTTNTYSASNEDIANPERGFYIQAENHASSPSSVPSNLASYRINGRNSPGNTYNAKITLLLRLFYLDTFVNAPISSNYLALIQADFNSIRAQGVKAIVRFAYNQDQTRPFNEPSKARILEHIAQLAPVLKKNSDVIAVVQQGFIAAWGEGYFTDVFYTNGQATAQNWRDRSEVLGALLAAVPVERAVQARTPQMKQKFVHGPTAITGAAGLTALQAFSGSDASRIGFHNDCFLADSTDAGTFADYDVGSGTSGQDVINLRNYTAQDSRYTPVGGETCMLNPPTDDCESAGGNADPDMALFHYSYLHQGYNANVNNKWVQHGCIDDIKRRLGYRIELISGIFRNEAQPGQVMPLTLTLRNIGFAAPYNPRGLELILRNAQGDQKYFAALSRNADPRRWLPGSNHVIHAELALPSDIPTGEYELLLNLPDPAPSLYDSVPYAIRLANSNALSSAGAVLGSVWEPATGYHRLHHTIIINHSATNAAPAGSEVPVLEFSSIAETYERWNARHFPSNPVNGLPEADPDLDGRVNLLEYAVGLNPTVAENTAYLNFSYTNATLILSVFKGPGVKDVQYEVQSSPVLQPPAWSADAVTVLENAPTSLRASYTSPEATGFLRLKLTLQ
- a CDS encoding NAD-dependent epimerase/dehydratase family protein, producing the protein MRVLVTGGSGFIGSHIVEHFQRRAEVRVLDNLRSGNRHNLAGLDHEFIEGSICDRNAVRAAMQQVDFVFHLAAMVSVPESMHKPIECNEINTTGTVIVLEEAERAKVRKLVLSSSAAIYGDNPVTPKLETMLPEPKSPYAITKLDGEFYCRMFTAEGRLATACLRYFNVFGPRQDPKSQYAAAVPIFIDRAVKNEPITIHGDGGQTRDFVYVKDVAAANAFFGTESQATGVFNVGYGERITINELAATICRVSGSHSKLEYTPERAGDVRHSLAAVDKLRDAGFKPSGNFQEGLDATVHFFRHRK
- a CDS encoding aminoglycoside phosphotransferase family protein, translated to MTANHDIRAVTAAFQIFGEFRSAEAYGSGHINDTYCVVFNVAGNPTRYIVQRINHRIFSNPPAVMENIQRVTAHLAAKLAGAPDSSRRVLTLIPARDGRVFNQDEHGNFWRAYLFIENARSYDAVNSPSQAYEAAKAYGQFQKLLADLPAPPLNNTIPDFHHTPKRFKALQAAIENDAANRAASAAAEIEFALNRAGIVGGLINAGLPERVTHNDTKFNNVMLDEETGEGICVVDLDTLMPGLALYDFGDMVRTTTSPAKEDELDLSRVTMQFPMYEALIRGYLESAGDFLTADEKRLLAFSGRLITFEIGIRFLTDYLAGDTYFKVHRNGHNLDRCRTQFKLVESIEQQEEQMNQLVEHLQ
- a CDS encoding sugar phosphate nucleotidyltransferase, which gives rise to MHKTLLVLAAGMGSRYGGLKQIDPVGPSGETIIDYSVHDAIRAGFDHLVFVIRRDIEAAFRERIGSRFEPFISVDYVYQELTSLPPGFTVPEGRQKPWGTGHAILMGADVIRGPFGVINADDFYGTESFRLLADHLNPSNPDYAMVAFVLRNTLSEFGSVARGVCQSAGGELQDVREVVGIEKDGNRARYRDASGGAQVLTGDELVSMNMWGFQSDLFCELREHFQKFLEEHGHEQKSEFYIPGLINSLVQNGRKRVKVLRTNAQWFGVTYREDRPHVEQGIRQLVRDGHYPERLWQ
- the nagB gene encoding glucosamine-6-phosphate deaminase, encoding MEIIIQRDAAAATEVAARIVARCIRSKPNAVLGLATGSTPLLLYRALAEMKLDWRRVTTFNLDEYVGLAPDHSQSYHSFMWENLFQHVNISRRNVHIPDGQAADIPLFCADYERKIAKAGGIDLQVLGIGTDGHIGFNEPTSSLASRTRIKTLTRGTRRDNAKYFDGAENVPQHVITMGLGTIMEARQCLLLAFGARKARAVAAAVEGPLTALNPASILQMHVNAKLCVDSAAAGKLKRAEYYRWVYENKPEWQQV